The nucleotide sequence TACTGCATTGGTCTAGAAGTTTGACGCAAATGAGGCAGGACTTAGTAAGCGAATCAGGAGTCCGTATTTGTGCAGGTGGAAAATTCTCTAATTTCAAAGGGAAGATGCCTGGGGTTCTTGAGGAAATTATGCTCGCCTTGGACTCTGATAAGCCGCTCTATCTTCTTGGTGGTTTTGGCGGTGTAGTGGGTGAAGTCTCAGATGTACTTTTGCATAAGCAAAAAATCGTGAAGTTGTCTCAAATATGGATTCAAGATAATCAGGCCGGTTACTCGGAGTTACAGTCCTTAGCTAAAGCAAACAACGAGCATTACGACTCTCTTAAAGTTGAAGATACACTACTCACTTTAGATATTGCTTCATTGTCGGCTAATGCAGGCCTTAGCGAGAATGACTATCGCAAGCTAATGGTGACGCCGTTTGTGGATGAATGTGTTCACTTAGTAATGAAGGGGATCAAAAAGCTGAAATTATAGATACTGTTCTAGCAAGTTTTGTCCAAAAACGTGTTTAGTTGTCATAAACCAGAAACCAGAAACCAGAAACCAGAAACCAGAAACCAGAAACCAGAAACCGAAATCGAAGAGACAAACATTCAGGTGTGAACGCGGCTGTGACCGTCCGTGACAAGGACGTCACGGCCGAGGTTATAGGGACATATTCCACACCGTGTCACAGAAGTGTTTGCACTTAGGCCCACGGCAGGTGATTGGTAAACATGAAGCTATGGTATTCAGCAAACAAACCAAACACCAAACCAGTCCAATGAACCCAATCTAAAAAATATTTGAAACTTGTTATTCGACAAGTGTTTAGTCTTAGGCTGCGAAGAGAGTCGTTAAGCTTCGATAGGATGATATGTGGGGGATCGCATTTTTTCCCACCATAAGTCATCCGCTAAAATTTGCCCTTCGTGATCGACCTGAGGATAGGGAATATTTTTGCGTTTGCAAGCCTTGGCGTAGATTGGGTGGCCTTGCTCAAAAAGCATTGTCTGGCAGTATGCTTCATCGAGTTTTCGCGTACCATACTGTCCCGCTGCTTGCCTTTGTCTTTGAGCTTCATACATCACGAGTGCTGAGGCGACCGAGACATTGAGTGACTGCACCATGCCGATCATGGGAATAATAATATGTTGATCGGCGGCAGCGATCCCTTCAGGACTTACACCGTCATGTTCATTGCCTAAAATGATGGCGGTTGGACGGGTGTAATCAATGTCTCGAAAATCCACCGCGTTATCTGAGAATGTGGTCGCTAAGATCTGCATCCCTTGGGCGCGTAGTGCTTGCTGGGCATCATCCATATGATAGTGTTTGATTGTGTTGACCCATTGCTGGCTGCCAGAAGCGGTATTACCCGACACTCGCATCTCGATATCCGGCCAAACTGCATGAATTTGATGGATGCCAACGGCATCGGCGGTGCGGATAACTGCAGCGATATTATTGGTCTTATGGACTCGGTCTAAACAGAGAGTGAGATCGGGTTGGCGGTTATCTAGCATCTCATTGATGCGTGCAAAACGTTCTGGGCTCATGGTTATTTCTGATATGTTCTATTAAATAACAAAAGGGCGCCGTAGCGCCCTAGTATGAAGGTGAGGAAGAGTTAAATCTCCATCACGCCATCCATCTCAACTAGAGAGTCTTTCGGCAGTTGCTTCACGCCAATTGCAGCGCGAGCTGGATAAGGTTGGCTAAAGTAGCGTCCCATGATCTCATTGACGGTGGCGAAGTTACTTAAATCTGTCATAAATATATTGAGTTTAACAATGTCACCGAGTGATCCACCTGCAGCTTCACACACCGCGATTAGGTTTTCAAAAACCTGAACAACCTGAGCGTCAAACTCATCACTTACTATCTGCATATTCTCAGGGTTTAGCGGGATCTGACCAGAAAGATAGACTGTACTGCCAACTTTAACAGCTTGAGAATAGGTTCCGATCGCCTGTGGTGC is from Shewanella sp. MTB7 and encodes:
- the trmH gene encoding tRNA (guanosine(18)-2'-O)-methyltransferase TrmH; the protein is MSPERFARINEMLDNRQPDLTLCLDRVHKTNNIAAVIRTADAVGIHQIHAVWPDIEMRVSGNTASGSQQWVNTIKHYHMDDAQQALRAQGMQILATTFSDNAVDFRDIDYTRPTAIILGNEHDGVSPEGIAAADQHIIIPMIGMVQSLNVSVASALVMYEAQRQRQAAGQYGTRKLDEAYCQTMLFEQGHPIYAKACKRKNIPYPQVDHEGQILADDLWWEKMRSPTYHPIEA
- a CDS encoding RidA family protein yields the protein MAEKIIIATDKAPQAIGTYSQAVKVGSTVYLSGQIPLNPENMQIVSDEFDAQVVQVFENLIAVCEAAGGSLGDIVKLNIFMTDLSNFATVNEIMGRYFSQPYPARAAIGVKQLPKDSLVEMDGVMEI